In Candidatus Margulisiibacteriota bacterium, the following are encoded in one genomic region:
- a CDS encoding response regulator encodes MKIIYFLYKSAIWIISIPLGIIIGWIGVTVGIIEDTFISIKREIIETKKYPEYKKQQLLQEKISKTSSIKDPAERSATQARILQEGQKLPSLSSAIFVDILVNVVLFPAVLVLTIFKGPQSMAAHLINRFETSASGQFKNLPKAPRHSKKPLILVTEDDPDMRKNILYVVNKSGLFEPITAGDGLEAQEQMVRNRRFFGLARNRIQCIILDLKMPNMTGMEFLKRLRAQEYFITIMPVIVLTAYEDKEIWNELTDKRSGYVCQYLKKPLEPDKLIEQLQRIYNGEMQYMIDETAHAGNIRRTELGSEAVRL; translated from the coding sequence ATGAAAATTATTTATTTTTTGTATAAATCCGCGATATGGATTATTTCTATTCCTCTTGGCATAATTATCGGCTGGATAGGAGTTACTGTCGGGATTATAGAAGACACCTTTATTTCTATTAAACGTGAAATCATCGAAACAAAAAAATATCCCGAATATAAAAAACAACAATTGCTGCAGGAAAAAATCAGCAAAACAAGTTCTATCAAAGATCCCGCAGAAAGAAGCGCAACGCAGGCAAGAATTTTACAGGAAGGACAAAAATTACCCTCTTTATCCAGCGCTATATTTGTAGATATTCTGGTAAATGTGGTGCTTTTCCCGGCGGTGCTGGTACTAACTATATTCAAAGGCCCGCAATCTATGGCCGCACACCTCATTAACAGATTTGAGACTTCAGCCTCCGGACAATTCAAAAACTTGCCGAAAGCTCCCAGGCACAGCAAGAAACCTCTTATTCTGGTTACTGAAGATGACCCGGATATGCGCAAAAATATTCTTTATGTGGTAAACAAAAGCGGACTTTTTGAACCTATAACAGCAGGTGACGGTCTGGAGGCGCAAGAGCAAATGGTCCGTAACCGCAGGTTCTTCGGCCTGGCCAGAAACCGTATCCAGTGCATTATTCTGGACCTGAAAATGCCAAACATGACCGGTATGGAATTTCTCAAAAGACTCCGTGCCCAGGAATATTTTATTACCATTATGCCGGTAATTGTTCTGACCGCTTATGAAGATAAGGAAATCTGGAACGAACTTACGGACAAGCGATCAGGTTATGTGTGCCAATACCTGAAAAAACCTCTGGAACCGGACAAGCTTATTGAGCAGCTACAGCGCATATATAATGGAGAGATGCAGTATATGATAGATGAAACCGCGCATGCCGGGAACATTAGACGAACAGAGCTTGGCTCAGAAGCGGTAAGGCTGTAG
- a CDS encoding CopG family antitoxin, producing MAEKTYLDKYEKELDQSVERGEWVSAKNKGKLKKKLFEAVHDNLKQKKSISIRLPEKDIREIKKKSMETGIPYQNLIQSLVHKFVTGEIKLGV from the coding sequence ATGGCTGAAAAAACTTATTTGGATAAATATGAGAAAGAACTGGACCAAAGCGTTGAACGCGGGGAATGGGTAAGTGCTAAAAATAAAGGAAAACTGAAAAAAAAATTATTTGAAGCTGTTCATGATAATTTGAAACAAAAAAAATCAATTTCTATCCGGTTACCCGAAAAAGATATCCGTGAAATAAAGAAAAAAAGCATGGAAACAGGGATACCTTATCAGAACCTGATACAAAGCTTGGTGCATAAATTTGTGACAGGAGAAATTAAATTAGGAGTGTGA
- a CDS encoding toxin — protein sequence MTNFIYSEEKNELLKIKRKISFEDIILCIEEKKVLDIVEHPNKDVYPGQYPLIIEYNNYAYYVPIVIKEEQIILKTIIPSRKFTKKYLKGDEANG from the coding sequence ATGACTAATTTTATCTATTCTGAAGAAAAGAATGAATTATTAAAAATAAAAAGGAAAATAAGTTTTGAGGATATTATTTTATGTATTGAAGAAAAAAAAGTATTAGATATAGTTGAGCATCCGAATAAAGACGTATACCCTGGTCAATACCCGCTTATTATTGAATATAACAATTACGCTTACTATGTACCTATAGTAATTAAAGAAGAACAAATAATATTAAAAACTATTATTCCCAGCAGAAAATTTACAAAGAAATATTTGAAAGGAGATGAGGCAAATGGCTGA
- a CDS encoding ATP-binding protein — MFGLTLFWSMLGVPLRKLIQTPLDKWIVDKYETDKLVNEIVVKVASLLEREDIFLAAAKFIKDTIRIDKILCFSIKKDAVNESISYKLIDGKNTLSIPATDEFIRFIETNKTIIKFKELPKSVKDNLKELKLNEKSLVIPFFSMEILEGFMLVDRKTNEDAYEKKDITTFQTIQRQLLLALDRIRPYEKIKADFEKTQLKLFEIEKLQSRSEKISSLSNLIKEYNHEIKHPISNIKMAALELFDNKDNLSEEKLKYFLDTINQKCARITDIVETTNRLSESRERHEVELDIKDVLNKFLQDNPPANITRETDFKADFHILGDIQDLTLMFSNLINNAYEAMPQGGKLTIKTYNHLQYGENYVAVEIRDTGCGIAAENLERMWEPFFSTHVTSGRGLGLPIVHRILREHLGMADVKSEVGKGSAFIIKLKALSTEKI; from the coding sequence ATGTTTGGGTTAACTCTTTTCTGGTCTATGCTCGGCGTGCCTCTGCGCAAGCTCATCCAGACACCTCTGGATAAATGGATAGTAGACAAATATGAAACTGATAAACTGGTAAATGAAATAGTTGTCAAAGTCGCTTCTCTATTAGAAAGAGAGGATATTTTTCTGGCCGCTGCAAAATTTATAAAAGATACTATTAGAATTGATAAAATCCTCTGCTTCAGTATAAAAAAAGATGCAGTCAACGAGAGTATTTCCTATAAACTAATTGACGGGAAAAATACATTATCAATACCTGCGACTGATGAATTCATTCGGTTTATTGAAACCAATAAGACAATTATTAAATTCAAAGAACTACCAAAAAGTGTAAAAGATAATCTAAAAGAGCTGAAGCTTAATGAAAAAAGCCTTGTTATCCCATTTTTTTCTATGGAAATACTGGAAGGCTTTATGTTGGTTGACCGCAAAACTAACGAGGATGCTTACGAAAAAAAGGATATTACAACTTTTCAGACGATTCAGAGACAGCTGTTGCTTGCTTTGGATCGCATCCGTCCTTATGAAAAAATAAAAGCTGATTTTGAAAAAACACAGCTTAAGCTTTTTGAAATTGAGAAATTACAGTCCAGGTCGGAGAAGATATCCTCGCTTAGCAATTTAATCAAAGAATATAACCATGAGATCAAGCACCCTATATCCAATATTAAAATGGCAGCTTTAGAACTTTTTGATAACAAGGATAATCTTAGCGAAGAAAAATTAAAATATTTTTTGGATACAATTAATCAAAAATGCGCCCGAATTACCGATATCGTGGAAACCACCAACCGCCTCAGCGAAAGCAGAGAGCGCCACGAAGTTGAGCTGGATATAAAGGATGTTTTAAATAAATTTTTGCAAGACAATCCGCCTGCCAATATTACTCGGGAAACCGATTTTAAAGCTGATTTTCATATTCTGGGCGATATTCAGGACCTGACCCTGATGTTTTCCAATCTGATAAATAACGCCTATGAAGCCATGCCGCAGGGCGGTAAGCTGACAATAAAAACTTATAACCACCTGCAGTACGGAGAAAATTATGTGGCAGTGGAAATCCGGGATACCGGTTGTGGTATCGCTGCCGAAAACCTGGAACGCATGTGGGAACCGTTCTTCAGTACACATGTAACCAGCGGCCGCGGGCTGGGGCTGCCTATAGTGCATCGTATTCTGCGCGAGCATCTGGGCATGGCCGATGTAAAAAGCGAAGTCGGCAAAGGCTCAGCTTTTATAATAAAGTTGAAAGCGCTGAGCACTGAAAAAATATAA
- a CDS encoding class I SAM-dependent methyltransferase yields MKKSTVDKQIKKLVQTNKKSTITEIDARIIDKQKRTIYNGEYQLIDVSKIDHKFLKLIKEFKEYLHNIKKMFDNYEINHKSIQHHIALLDQKKPEIFPILDKYFFRIFDITNSVVIEDNKLYRLYMQKSLLEYFVFAPLNYHIFTKPLGYAGDYQLMNLIYETYDKYMGDTLYDQLIHNYTGYIPISRSNIDRLGYLKQKIKEQKNNESAIKIASIACGPAREIIELIQDNELCANEYEFTLIDFEKKAMDYFMNEVNKIQKNKMKNIRFKFIPMDILNIIRGRLDNDFRDYNLIYSSGLFDYLKDKIAANLIKELFERLSSNGTLIIINANIDKSFHRAYYETLGEWNFFHRTEENMLAWLEPIKNSISKKYFELIPHKGYHFLNIKK; encoded by the coding sequence ATGAAAAAAAGTACAGTTGATAAACAAATAAAAAAGCTTGTCCAAACAAACAAAAAAAGCACTATTACGGAAATAGATGCTCGAATTATTGATAAACAAAAGCGGACAATATATAACGGAGAATATCAGTTAATTGATGTTAGTAAAATTGATCATAAATTTCTCAAATTAATAAAAGAATTTAAAGAATACCTGCATAATATAAAAAAAATGTTTGATAATTATGAAATCAATCATAAAAGCATTCAGCATCACATCGCTTTACTAGACCAAAAAAAGCCAGAAATATTTCCTATTTTAGATAAATATTTTTTTAGGATATTTGATATAACAAATAGTGTAGTGATAGAAGATAATAAATTGTACAGATTATATATGCAAAAAAGTTTGCTTGAATATTTTGTATTTGCACCTCTGAATTACCATATATTTACAAAGCCATTAGGGTACGCAGGTGATTATCAATTAATGAATCTTATATACGAAACATATGATAAATATATGGGTGATACCCTTTATGATCAACTCATTCACAACTATACGGGCTATATACCTATTTCCAGATCGAATATCGATAGATTAGGTTATTTAAAACAAAAAATTAAGGAACAAAAAAACAACGAGTCTGCTATTAAAATTGCAAGTATTGCATGCGGTCCAGCCCGAGAAATAATCGAGCTGATTCAGGATAATGAATTATGTGCAAACGAATATGAGTTTACTTTAATAGATTTTGAAAAAAAGGCTATGGATTATTTTATGAATGAAGTTAATAAAATACAAAAAAACAAAATGAAAAATATAAGATTTAAGTTTATACCTATGGACATATTAAATATTATAAGAGGTCGTTTGGATAATGATTTCCGTGATTATAATTTAATATATTCTTCTGGACTTTTCGATTATTTAAAAGACAAAATAGCAGCTAATTTGATCAAGGAATTATTTGAAAGGCTTTCATCAAATGGAACATTGATAATAATTAATGCAAATATAGATAAATCATTTCATAGAGCATATTATGAAACACTTGGAGAATGGAATTTTTTCCACAGGACTGAAGAAAACATGTTGGCTTGGTTAGAACCGATAAAAAACAGTATTTCTAAAAAATATTTTGAATTAATTCCACATAAGGGGTATCATTTTTTAAATATTAAAAAATGA